The following proteins are encoded in a genomic region of Sneathiella marina:
- the ftsA gene encoding cell division protein FtsA encodes MATGRNGPLAALDVGSTKVCCFVAVEEAGRLRVTGIGHQVSRGLRAGGITNMEMAEEAIRSAVDAAERMAGETIREVYLGVSAGKPASQTVDMEMSLGGQEIGEKDLQRTLKEARASYQPEGRTVIHALPVGYSVDGNRGIRDPRGMYGENLGISMHMVSLQNSHMRNIANCVERCHLGVAHMVAAPYASGLSCLVEDEMDLGVTVIDMGGGSTSLAVFYDGEMVFNEVVPVGGGHVSNDIARGLSTTLANAERMKTLYGNALASPADEKEIIDVPLIGESDHEIANHVPRSMLVGIIKPRVEEILELVNDRLLASGFNKVAGRRAVLCGGAAQLAGVQELAARILDKQVRMGKPIRVKGLADATDGPAFTTAAGLLTFAVRERFDDNVKMSVVEKQPKSRLLKVGNWFKENF; translated from the coding sequence ATGGCAACTGGACGCAATGGACCCTTGGCTGCCCTGGATGTAGGTTCTACAAAAGTCTGCTGCTTTGTCGCCGTCGAAGAAGCCGGGCGTCTCCGGGTGACCGGTATCGGGCACCAGGTTTCCAGAGGATTGCGCGCCGGTGGAATTACAAATATGGAAATGGCGGAAGAAGCCATTCGATCGGCTGTGGATGCTGCTGAAAGGATGGCGGGAGAGACAATACGCGAAGTCTATTTAGGTGTATCTGCAGGTAAACCAGCGTCTCAAACTGTCGATATGGAGATGTCCTTAGGGGGGCAGGAGATTGGCGAGAAAGACTTGCAGCGTACACTGAAAGAAGCGCGTGCAAGTTACCAGCCGGAAGGCCGGACAGTTATTCATGCTCTTCCAGTAGGCTACTCTGTCGATGGTAATCGAGGAATTCGGGATCCTCGTGGTATGTATGGTGAAAATTTAGGTATTAGCATGCATATGGTTTCGCTGCAGAACAGCCATATGCGAAATATTGCAAATTGCGTGGAGCGCTGTCATCTGGGAGTGGCTCATATGGTCGCGGCACCATACGCTTCGGGCCTTTCCTGCCTGGTGGAAGATGAAATGGACCTTGGTGTTACCGTCATTGACATGGGCGGAGGGTCCACTTCCCTTGCAGTATTCTATGATGGAGAAATGGTTTTCAATGAAGTTGTTCCTGTTGGCGGCGGGCATGTAAGTAACGATATTGCGCGGGGTCTATCGACTACATTGGCAAATGCCGAGCGTATGAAGACACTCTACGGAAATGCCCTCGCCAGTCCGGCGGATGAAAAGGAAATCATTGATGTTCCTTTGATTGGTGAAAGTGATCATGAGATTGCCAATCACGTTCCTCGTTCCATGCTCGTTGGCATTATAAAGCCGCGTGTGGAAGAGATACTCGAACTTGTAAATGACCGTCTTCTGGCCTCAGGCTTTAACAAGGTAGCTGGCCGCCGTGCGGTACTTTGCGGTGGTGCCGCTCAGCTTGCCGGTGTGCAGGAATTGGCGGCGCGAATTCTGGATAAACAAGTACGAATGGGTAAACCTATCCGTGTTAAAGGATTAGCTGACGCGACAGATGGTCCAGCATTCACAACGGCGGCTGGATTATTGACATTTGCTGTTCGCGAGCGGTTTGATGACAATGTAAAGATGTCTGTAGTTGAAAAGCAGCCTAAAAGTCGTCTCTTAAAGGTTGGAAATTGGTTTAAAGAGAATTTTTGA